In a single window of the Bacillus rossius redtenbacheri isolate Brsri chromosome 8, Brsri_v3, whole genome shotgun sequence genome:
- the LOC134534705 gene encoding elastin-like — translation MKSTICAVILVLATFTSAEENKQETKKQDKRGLQGLGYGGGSGGGYGGGQQLSGSGGHGIGGYGGGSSIGGGSGFSGGSGSGGHGIGSYGGGSSIGGGSGFGGGSGSGGHGIGSYGGGSSIGGGSGSGGHGIGGYGGASSIGGGSGFGGGSGSGGHGIGSYGGGSSIGGGSGSGGHGIGSYGGGSSIGGGSGSGGHGIGSYGGGSSIGGGSGSGGHGIGSYGGGSRIGGGSSIGGGFGSGGHGIGSYGGGSSIGGGSGSGGHGIGSYGGSSSIGGGSGSGGHGIGSYGGGSSIGGVSGSGGHGIGGYGGGSSIGGGSGFGGGSGFGGGSGFSGGSGFGGGSGFGEGSGFGGGSGLGGRIGVSEGQVRAVTITKSVPVAIPQPIPYTVEKPVPYPVQVPVHVPVDRPYPVHVPKPYPVTVEKPVPYPVEKRIPYPVQVPVKVSVPQPYPVHVLKPVAVPVAKPYAVPVPQPIVVEKKVPIYVQSQSTGGLGGGFGGLGSSSFGGLGNQGGFSSGSNSLGSSLGGSSGGYGLGGHGGFSGGSSSFGSSQGSSSGGYSLGGHGGFSGGSNSLGSSFGGSTGGYSLGGHGGFSGGSSSFGSSQGSSSGGYNLGGHGGFSGSSNSLGSSFGGSTGGYSLGGHGGFSGGSSSFGSSQGSSSGGYSLGGHGGFSGGSNSIGSSLGGSSGGYGLGGHGGFSGGSSSFGSSQGSSSGGYGVGGHGGFSGSSSNSGGFHHG, via the exons ATGAAGAGCACG atATGTGCTGTCATCTTGGTGCTAGCCACTTTCACTTCTGCAGAGGAGAATAAACAGGAGACTAAGAAGCAGGACAAAAGAGGACTCCAGGGGTTGGGATATGGCGGCGGTTCCGGGGGTGGTTATGGCGGAGGACAACAGCTGTCCGGTTCCGGCGGCCATGGCATCGGCGGCTACGGAGGAGGCTCCAGTATCGGCGGAGGATCCGGTTTCAGCGGAGGCTCCGGTTCCGGCGGCCATGGCATCGGCAGCTATGGAGGAGGCTCCAGTATCGGCGGAGGATCCGGTTTCGGCGGAGGCTCCGGTTCCGGTGGCCATGGTATCGGCAGCTACGGAGGAGGCTCCAGTATCGGAGGAGGATCCGGTTCCGGCGGCCATGGCATTGGCGGCTACGGAGGAGCCTCCAGTATCGGCGGAGGATCCGGTTTCGGTGGAGGCTCCGGTTCCGGCGGCCATGGTATCGGCAGCTACGGAGGAGGCTCCAGTATCGGCGGAGGCTCCGGTTCCGGCGGCCATGGCATCGGCAGCTACGGAGGAGGCTCCAGTATCGGCGGAGGCTCCGGTTCCGGCGGCCATGGCATCGGCAGCTACGGAGGAGGCTCCAGTATCGGCGGAGGCTCCGGTTCCGGCGGCCATGGCATCGGCAGCTACGGAGGAGGCTCCAGAATCGGCGGAGGCTCCAGTATCGGCGGAGGCTTCGGTTCCGGCGGCCATGGCATCGGCAGCTACGGAGGAGGATCCAGTATCGGCGGAGGCTCCGGTTCCGGCGGCCATGGCATCGGCAGCTACGGAGGAAGCTCCAGTATCGGCGGAGGCTCCGGTTCCGGCGGCCATGGCATCGGCAGCTACGGAGGAGGCTCCAGTATCGGCGGAGTATCCGGTTCCGGCGGCCATGGCATCGGCGGCTACGGAGGAGGCTCCAGTATCGGCGGAGGATCCGGTTTCGGCGGAGGCTCCGGTTTCGGTGGAGGCTCCGGATTTAGTGGAGGCTCCGGTTTCGGTGGAGGCTCCGGTTTTGGTGAAGGCTCCGGTTTCGGTGGAGGCTCTGGGCTGGGAGGAAGAATCGGCGTGAGCGAAGGTCAAGTAAGGGCAGTGACCATCACCAAGTCTGTGCCTGTCGCTATACCCCAACCCATTCCCTATACTGTGGAGAAGCCCGTGCCTTACCCCGTCCAGGTGCCCGTTCATGTACCTGTAGACAGACCCTATCCCGTCCATGTGCCCAAGCCATACCCCGTGACAGTGGAGAAGCCAGTCCCCTACCCGGTTGAGAAACGTATTCCCTACCCTGTCCAGGTTCCCGTGAAGGTTTCTGTGCCCCAGCCATACCCCGTGCATGTTCTCAAGCCAGTGGCTGTACCAGTGGCCAAGCCATATGCTGTGCCTGTACCACAACCAATTGTGGTGGAAAAGAAAGTACCCATCTATGTGCAAAGCCAGTCAACGGGAGGTCTGGGTGGAGGATTTGGTGGACTCGGCTCATCATCTTTTGGTGGTCTTGGAAACCAAGGAGGATTTAGCAGTGGTTCCAATAGCTTAGGCTCATCTCTTGGAGGCTCATCTGGAGGCTATGGTCTTGGAGGCCATGGAGGATTCAGCGGTGGTTCCAGTAGCTTTGGATCATCACAAGGAAGCTCGTCTGGAGGCTATAGTCTTGGTGGCCATGGAGGATTTAGCGGCGGTTCCAACAGCCTTGGGTCATCTTTTGGAGGCTCAACAGGAGGCTATAGTCTTGGAGGCCATGGAGGATTCAGCGGTGGTTCCAGTAGCTTTGGATCATCACAAGGAAGCTCGTCTGGAGGCTATAATCTTGGTGGCCATGGAGGATTTAGCGGCAGTTCCAACAGCCTTGGGTCATCTTTTGGAGGCTCAACAGGAGGCTATAGTCTTGGAGGTCATGGAGGATTCAGCGGTGGTTCCAGTAGCTTTGGATCATCACAAGGAAGCTCGTCTGGAGGCTATAGTCTTGGTGGCCATGGAGGATTTAGCGGCGGTTCCAACAGTATTGGGTCATCTCTTGGAGGCTCATCTGGAGGCTACGGTCTTGGAGGCCATGGAGGATTCAGCGGTGGTTCCAGTAGTTTCGGATCATCTCAAGGAAGCTCGTCTGGAGGATATGGTGTTGGAGGCCATGGAGGATTCAGCGGCAGTTCCAGCAACAGTGGTGGATTCCATCATGGCTAA
- the LOC134534706 gene encoding uncharacterized protein LOC134534706 produces the protein MKNTLCVVILAVVAFTSAEETKKDTKKQEKRGLHGLGYGGGYGGGYGGGYGGGFGGGYELSSFGGHGLSSFGGGSSLGGHGISSYGGGYGLGGGYGLGGGIGVSEGHVKAVTITKSVPVAVPHPVPYTVEKPVPYPVKVPVHVPVDRPYPVHVPKPYPVPVEKPVPYPVEKPVPYPVKVPVKVPVPQPYPVHVPKPVAVPVAKPYAVPVPHPVVVEKKVPIYVDSHSAGGLGGGYGGLGSSSFGGLGGHGGFSSFGSSHEGLSGGYGLGGHGGFGGGYSSFGSSLGGLSGGYGLGGHGSFGGYHHD, from the exons ATGAAGAACACA TTGTGTGTTGTCATCTTGGCAGTCGTCGCTTTCACTTCTGCAGAGGAGACCAAGAAGGACACCAAGAAGCAGGAAAAGAGAGGACTCCATGGCCTAGGCTATGGCGGTGGCTATGGCGGCGGCTATGGCGGCGGCTATGGCGGCGGCTTTGGCGGTGGATACGAGTTGTCCAGCTTCGGCGGCCACGGCCTCAGCAGCTTCGGAGGAGGCTCGAGTCTGGGCGGGCACGGCATCAGCAGCTATGGTGGAGGCTACGGCTTAGGCGGAGGCTACGGCCTGGGAGGAGGCATCGGCGTGAGCGAAGGTCACGTGAAGGCAGTGACCATCACCAAGTCTGTGCCCGTGGCAGTGCCCCACCCCGTGCCCTACACGGTCGAGAAGCCCGTGCCTTACCCCGTCAAGGTGCCCGTGCACGTGCCCGTGGACAGGCCCTACCCCGTTCACGTGCCCAAGCCGTACCCCGTGCCAGTTGAGAAGCCAGTCCCCTACCCGGTGGAGAAGCCCGTGCCCTACCCCGTCAAGGTGCCCGTGAAGGTTCCTGTGCCCCAGCCGTACCCCGTGCATGTTCCCAAGCCAGTGGCTGTACCAGTGGCCAAGCCATACGCCGTGCCTGTACCGCACCCTGTTGTGGTGGAGAAGAAAGTACCCATCTATGTGGATAGCCACTCAGCGGGAGGTCTGGGTGGAGGATATGGTGGACTCGGCTCGTCATCTTTTGGAGGTCTTGGCGGCCACGGAGGATTCAGCAGCTTTGGATCATCCCACGAAGGCTTATCTGGAGGCTATGGTCTTGGAGGCCATGGAGGATTCGGCGGTGGTTACAGCAGCTTCGGGTCATCTCTTGGAGGTTTGTCTGGAGGTTATGGTCTTGGAGGCCATGGGTCCTTTGGAGGATACCATCACGACTGA